From Mustela nigripes isolate SB6536 chromosome 13, MUSNIG.SB6536, whole genome shotgun sequence, one genomic window encodes:
- the NOP10 gene encoding H/ACA ribonucleoprotein complex subunit 3, with translation MFLQYYLNEQGDRVYTLKKLDPMGQQTCSAHPARFSPDDKYSRHRITVKKRFKVLMTQQPRPVL, from the exons ATGTTTCTCCAGTATTATCTCAACGAGCAGGGAGACCGGGTCTATACGCTGAag AAGCTTGACCCTATGGGACAACAGACCTGCTCGGCGCATCCTGCTCGGTTCTCCCCGGATGACAAATACTCTCGACACCGAATCACCGTCAAGAAACGCTTCAAGGTGCTCATGACCCAGCAACCGCGCCCTGTCCTCTGA